One Coleofasciculus sp. FACHB-T130 genomic window carries:
- a CDS encoding AAA family ATPase, whose translation MFDQHRQQLVEKDAPLAARMRPRTLDEFIGQDHILGSGRLLRRAIQADQLSSLIFFGPPGTGKTTLARIIANTTRAHFIAINAVLSGVKEIRDAIATAQKRQKEHTQRTILFVDEVHRFNKSQQDALLPWVENGTVILIGATTENPYFEVNKALVSRSRIFQLKPLNEADLRRVLEQALADLERGYGQLSVILEPDAIAHLVNVANGDARSLLNALELAVETTPPDETGTIRITLSVAEESIQQRAVLYDKEGDAHFDTISAFIKSLRGSDPDAALYWLAKMVYAGEDPRFIFRRMLILASEDVGLADPNALVVVNACASAFEWVGMPEGRYHLAQATLYLANAPKSNSTMGFFDALAVVEKEREAEVPNHLKDANRDKKGLGHGAGYLYPHAYRDHWVAQQYLPSSLQGQVFYQPSTQGFEGEIKTQVARHREAQLEAVAEGVFISPVEVLTTGPTDRTVDRWLQRTLSQIGEQLAGIRDRIFTLAQLQRHHVILDLNAGSGLLTFEALRRVPEGGVYACTRTADEAKALQEQVVALPELNRPVLLSATLTQLPKVLAAQSSDIRFDCIIGRNALIHEPDKAAAAKWLAQLLQQSGVLVLAETVPRHTQRLYRFLEKSKPNADLYQRLVAAEEAIYSDTSDPMVNWDAFDLRKAFESAGLVVEVTEERSQTSMHITPALIDRWFATTSVTNRPSYAAHLAKHLQEQEIRIIKELFIRSLLHQTVNWESAIAFVRSSLS comes from the coding sequence TTGTTCGACCAGCATCGCCAACAATTAGTGGAAAAAGATGCACCCCTGGCTGCGAGGATGCGCCCACGTACTCTTGATGAGTTTATCGGGCAAGACCACATCCTTGGCTCCGGGCGTTTGTTGCGCCGTGCGATTCAAGCTGACCAGCTTTCTTCCCTGATTTTTTTTGGTCCACCGGGTACGGGGAAAACAACTCTGGCTCGGATTATCGCCAATACCACCCGCGCTCACTTCATTGCGATTAATGCCGTCCTTTCTGGGGTAAAAGAAATTCGGGATGCGATCGCTACCGCTCAAAAACGCCAAAAAGAACACACTCAGCGCACAATTCTTTTTGTTGACGAGGTTCATCGCTTCAATAAATCTCAACAGGACGCCCTGCTTCCTTGGGTGGAAAATGGGACGGTGATTCTCATTGGTGCAACCACAGAAAATCCCTATTTTGAAGTTAACAAAGCTCTTGTCAGCCGTTCCCGCATCTTTCAGCTGAAGCCCCTCAATGAAGCTGACTTACGCCGCGTCCTCGAACAGGCACTCGCTGACTTAGAACGCGGTTATGGTCAGCTATCTGTAATCTTAGAGCCGGATGCGATCGCACATTTGGTCAATGTCGCTAACGGTGATGCCCGTTCCTTACTCAATGCCTTGGAATTAGCCGTCGAAACCACACCCCCCGACGAAACTGGAACGATTCGCATTACGCTATCTGTCGCGGAGGAATCGATTCAGCAAAGGGCAGTTCTGTATGACAAGGAAGGAGACGCCCACTTCGATACGATTAGTGCTTTTATCAAAAGCTTGCGCGGTTCTGACCCGGATGCAGCTTTATATTGGCTAGCAAAGATGGTTTATGCCGGGGAAGACCCCCGCTTCATTTTCCGGCGAATGTTGATTTTAGCTAGCGAAGATGTGGGACTCGCTGACCCTAATGCCTTAGTCGTCGTTAATGCCTGCGCGAGTGCTTTCGAGTGGGTGGGAATGCCAGAAGGACGCTATCACCTGGCTCAAGCCACGCTTTATCTCGCCAATGCGCCCAAATCTAACAGCACGATGGGATTTTTTGATGCGCTAGCGGTGGTTGAGAAGGAACGGGAGGCAGAGGTACCCAATCACCTCAAGGATGCCAACCGCGACAAAAAAGGTTTGGGACATGGTGCAGGTTATCTTTATCCTCACGCCTACCGCGACCACTGGGTAGCACAACAGTATTTACCGAGTAGTTTGCAGGGACAGGTGTTTTATCAACCTTCAACACAGGGATTTGAAGGAGAAATTAAGACGCAGGTGGCGCGTCATCGGGAAGCGCAGTTGGAAGCAGTGGCAGAAGGTGTTTTTATCTCACCCGTTGAAGTGCTAACAACAGGCCCGACTGACCGCACAGTTGACCGTTGGTTGCAGCGCACGTTGAGTCAGATTGGCGAGCAACTTGCAGGGATACGCGATCGCATTTTCACCCTTGCTCAACTTCAGCGTCACCATGTCATTTTGGACTTAAATGCCGGGAGTGGTTTACTCACCTTTGAAGCTTTGCGTCGCGTGCCAGAAGGTGGCGTTTATGCCTGTACTCGCACTGCTGATGAAGCAAAGGCACTCCAAGAACAAGTGGTGGCGCTTCCAGAACTCAATCGTCCCGTCCTATTGAGTGCTACCTTAACCCAATTGCCAAAGGTTTTAGCTGCCCAATCCTCTGATATCCGATTTGACTGCATCATCGGGCGCAATGCACTTATCCACGAACCGGATAAAGCAGCAGCAGCCAAATGGTTAGCCCAATTACTGCAACAGTCGGGAGTTTTGGTACTTGCGGAAACAGTGCCACGCCACACGCAACGGCTTTATCGTTTCCTCGAAAAGTCGAAACCCAATGCCGACTTATACCAGCGATTAGTGGCAGCGGAAGAGGCAATTTACAGCGACACGTCAGATCCAATGGTCAACTGGGATGCGTTTGATTTGAGAAAAGCTTTCGAGTCGGCGGGATTGGTGGTTGAAGTAACTGAGGAGCGATCGCAAACCTCCATGCATATTACACCCGCCTTAATTGACCGCTGGTTCGCAACGACTTCTGTAACGAATAGACCCTCCTATGCGGCGCATTTGGCGAAGCACCTCCAAGAACAAGAAATCCGGATTATAAAAGAGCTATTTATCCGCTCCCTGCTTCATCAGACCGTTAATTGGGAAAGCGCGATCGCTTTTGTGCGATCTTCGCTATCGTAG
- a CDS encoding TIGR02391 family protein has product MYNLTNSQKILLTKLIQLVREGQLLEEFLISWTLGGYSISGYSGLRENIPEITKGTLDAFVANNLLLCDISYNDSRFGGQYEKSRCCTLTGKAYEAVDTNFSAPDISFVKHIAPLADITNLDEQLKQRCLPILGAGSADPKLWDSAVRTAGVILEERLKDVGGISDSNRVGRVLVNDVFGQNGTLASKFTIPSERDGYRELYAGIVGTFRNPYAHRLLDPNPEDGGAFIVFVNLLLKMLEDLRSVVSKESGE; this is encoded by the coding sequence ATGTACAACTTGACGAATAGCCAAAAAATCCTTCTAACAAAGCTTATTCAACTTGTGCGTGAAGGGCAGTTATTGGAAGAGTTTCTGATCTCTTGGACTTTAGGTGGATACTCCATTTCTGGCTACAGCGGTCTCAGGGAGAATATCCCTGAGATAACCAAAGGAACACTAGATGCATTTGTAGCTAATAACTTACTTCTGTGCGACATTAGCTACAACGATTCACGCTTTGGCGGACAATATGAGAAAAGTCGGTGCTGTACTCTCACTGGCAAAGCTTATGAAGCTGTAGATACAAACTTCAGCGCTCCAGACATATCCTTTGTAAAGCATATAGCACCATTAGCTGATATCACTAATCTAGATGAGCAGTTGAAACAACGATGCTTACCGATTTTAGGAGCTGGAAGTGCCGATCCAAAGCTCTGGGATTCTGCTGTACGCACAGCAGGGGTCATTTTAGAAGAGCGGCTGAAAGATGTTGGTGGAATATCAGACTCTAATCGTGTCGGTCGAGTTCTTGTCAATGATGTTTTTGGTCAAAATGGGACGTTAGCATCAAAGTTTACCATTCCCAGTGAAAGGGATGGCTATCGGGAACTTTATGCCGGGATTGTTGGGACTTTTCGTAATCCTTATGCCCATCGTCTTCTCGATCCCAATCCCGAAGATGGAGGAGCTTTTATCGTCTTTGTGAACCTATTGCTAAAAATGTTAGAGGATCTTCGATCAGTAGTAAGTAAAGAGAGCGGGGAGTAA